The following coding sequences are from one Diabrotica virgifera virgifera chromosome 2, PGI_DIABVI_V3a window:
- the LOC126880541 gene encoding lysine-specific demethylase 5A-like, which produces MGAINNDISLKDLLEAGPSHVPSPVCEKSLEEIRPLAKAGERTSKTGGRKRRTTAMLTDTPIKDELELEKQQRKKKKTKQSKAGLKNVKRDICSKKTKAKEIYSSSEEDECFYLICLELFSNSVSKEKWVQCTKCKEWAHEACTAGDILFLCAITVCPMRISDCIFLQIYFN; this is translated from the coding sequence ATGGGTGCTATAAATAATGACATCTCTTTGAAAGATCTGTTAGAAGCCGGACCGTCACATGTTCCTTCTCCCGTTTGTGAGAAATCTTTGGAAGAAATCAGACCGTTAGCAAAAGCAGGAGAGAGAACAAGTAAAACAGGAGGCAGAAAACGTAGAACCACAGCAATGTTAACGGATACACCAATAAAAGATGAGCTTGAGTTAGAGAAGCAgcagagaaaaaagaagaagacaaagCAAAGTAAAGCAGGTTTAAAGAATGTAAAAAGAGATATATGTTCTAAAAAAACGAAAGCTAAAGAGATATATTCATCTTCAGAAGAGGACGAATGCTTCTATCTAATATGTCTCGAATTATTCTCTAATAGTGTTAGTAAGGAGAAATGGGTACAGTGCACTAAATGTAAAGAATGGGCTCATGAAGCTTGCACAGCTGGAGATATCCTTTTTTTGTGTGCGATAACTGTTTGTCCGATGCGGATTAGTGAttgtatatttttacaaatatattttaattga